The genome window TCATCGTGGGCTTTGCCGGCGCCGCCGCGGACGCCCTCACCCTCTTTGAGCGCCTGGAGGCCAAGCTGGAGGCCCACCAGGGGAACCTCACCCGGGCGGTGGTGGAGCTGGCCAAGGACTGGCGCACGGACAAGATTCTCAGACGCCTGGAAGCCCTGCTCCTGGCGGTGGACGCCCAGGGCACCTTCCTGGTCACCGGCACCGGCGACGTCATCGAGCCGGATGAGGGCGTCATGGCTATCGGCTCCGGCGCGCCCTACGCCCTGGCCGCGGCCAAGGCCCTCCTGGCCCACACGCAACTGGGCCCGGCGGAGATCTGCCGGGAAGCCATGGAAATTGCCGGCTCGCTGTGTGTCTATACAAATAAAGAAATGGTAATAGAGGAGTTATAAAATTCAGGGCAGTGATGAAGCCATACTGAATATACCAATATAGAAATATAGCTTTCTAAATCAAAAATGAATGAATTCTGGCAATATGGCTTGATTTTTATCTTAGCTGCCACTCCCTGGATCGAAGTGTTGCTGGCGGTGCCGGCCGGGCTGGCCCTGGGACTGCAACCGGCCCTGGTGGCGGTGATTGTCTTTGTGGGCAATGCCGCCCCGGTATTTCTGCTAGTCTATGGCTATCAGTACTGGCAGACATGGAGATCCGCCGGCCAAGAAAATAATTCTGGAGAGCCTGACAAACGCTGGCAGCGGGCTCAGACCGTCATGAACAGATACGGCCTTCCGGGTCTGGCGTTTTTGGGGCCACTCCTCACCGGCATCCATCTGGCCACCTTGATCGCCCTGCTGATGAAGCCCAGCAAAACTAAGGTGCTGTTATGGATGAACGCCAGTCTGCTGGCCTGGACCATTGGCCTGACTCTGGCTTCTTTCTATGGTTTTAAAGGACTTGGATTGATGATGGGATGAAGTTTTGCTGCTCATATTAATTAGCTACATTTTTGAGTTATTTAATAATGGCTGAATTTATGGAAAAGAAAAAGCTGCTCTCCGTCGCCAAGGACCACCTCACCCCCCGGGAGATCGTGGCGGAGCTGGACAAATACATCGTCGGCCAGGAAGAGGCCAAAAAATCCGTGGCCATTGCACTCCGGAACCGCTGGCGCCGCCAGCAGATCCCCGAACACCTCAGGGACGAGATCGCGCCCAAAAACATCATCATGATCGGCCCCACCGGGGTGGGGAAGACCGAGATCGCCCGCCGGCTGGCCAAACTGGCCCAATCCCCCTTCCTCAAGATCGAGGCCACCAAGTTCACTGAAGTGGGCTATGTGGGGCGGGATGTGGAATCCATGGTGCGGGACCTCATGGAGCTGGCGGTGAGCATGGTCAAGGCCGAGGAGCGGGAACGGGTGCGGGCCAAGGCCGAGGAGGCGGTGGAGGAGCGCCTGCTGCAGCTCCTTCTGCCCGCCGGGCCCACCCCCGGGCCGGGCCGCCCCGCCGCCGAAGGGGAAGGCCCCACCACCCGGGAGCGGCTCCGGCAGATGCTCCGGGAAGGCAAGCTGGAGGAGCGCTTCGTGGACCTGGAGGTGACCCAGCGGGCCACCCCGGTGGTGGAGATCTTCTCCAGCACCGGCCTGGAAGAGCTGGAGTTCAATTTCAAGGAGATGCTGAGCAATCTTCTGCCCGGCCGTACCAAGACCCGCCGGGTGAAGGTGCGGGAGGCCCGGGAGATCCTCCTCCAGGAGGAGTCCCAGCGCCTCATCGACATGGACAAGGTGGTGGAGGAAGCCCGGCGCAAAGTGGAGCAACACGGCATCATCTTCCTGGATGAGATCGACAAGATCGTGGGCAAAGACCATGGCCGGGGACCGGACGTCTCCCGGGAAGGCG of Desulfobaccales bacterium contains these proteins:
- the hslV gene encoding ATP-dependent protease subunit HslV, whose amino-acid sequence is MKHTDSWRGTTVLMVRREGKVAVAGDGQVSLGDMVMKHRAKKVRRLYHGKVIVGFAGAAADALTLFERLEAKLEAHQGNLTRAVVELAKDWRTDKILRRLEALLLAVDAQGTFLVTGTGDVIEPDEGVMAIGSGAPYALAAAKALLAHTQLGPAEICREAMEIAGSLCVYTNKEMVIEEL
- a CDS encoding small multi-drug export protein: MNEFWQYGLIFILAATPWIEVLLAVPAGLALGLQPALVAVIVFVGNAAPVFLLVYGYQYWQTWRSAGQENNSGEPDKRWQRAQTVMNRYGLPGLAFLGPLLTGIHLATLIALLMKPSKTKVLLWMNASLLAWTIGLTLASFYGFKGLGLMMG
- the hslU gene encoding ATP-dependent protease ATPase subunit HslU, with translation MEKKKLLSVAKDHLTPREIVAELDKYIVGQEEAKKSVAIALRNRWRRQQIPEHLRDEIAPKNIIMIGPTGVGKTEIARRLAKLAQSPFLKIEATKFTEVGYVGRDVESMVRDLMELAVSMVKAEERERVRAKAEEAVEERLLQLLLPAGPTPGPGRPAAEGEGPTTRERLRQMLREGKLEERFVDLEVTQRATPVVEIFSSTGLEELEFNFKEMLSNLLPGRTKTRRVKVREAREILLQEESQRLIDMDKVVEEARRKVEQHGIIFLDEIDKIVGKDHGRGPDVSREGVQRDLLPIVEGTTVTTKYGMVKTDHILFIASGAFHMSKPSDLIPEMQGRFPIRVELHPLGPAEFERILTEPENALIKQYQALLATEGITLEFTPDAVKELAALATRVNERTENIGARRLHTVMEKLLEDVSFHAPDLGEQTITITAEYVRERLANLIEDEDLSRYIL